DNA from Lactobacillus sp. ESL0791:
GCCAGTTCACTTAACGGTGAATCTAACCCGGTGGAAAAGATGGCAACGGTTGGTCCAAAACCCGATCAGGAAAATGATTATCTCAATTATCCAGACATTCTTTACGAAGGGACAACCATTGTTTCTGGATCAGGTGTCGGCGTGGTGTTTGCTACCGGTGAAAAAACCATGTTCGGCAAGCTGGCACAGGAAATTTCCCGTAAAGATATTAAGCAGACCACCTTTGATGTCGGCATTAAAAATATCTCCAAGCTGCTGATTACAATGACGGTGATCATTGCGCCGCTGGTTTTTATAATTAACGGCTTAACTAAGGGGGACTGGGTTAATGCCCTGATCTTTGCGATTGCCACGGCCGTTGGTTTGACACCGGAAATGCTGCCGGTAATTGTGACTACTAACCTCGTTAAAGGGTCCGTTGAAATGTCCAAACACGGCACGATTATCAAGAAGATGAATTCAATTCAAAACTTTGGTTCGGCTGATGTTCTGTGTACCGATAAAACTGGGACGCTAACACAGGATAAGGTTGTTTTAGAGCGGCACTATGACTTGAATCTGCAAGAAACTAGGCACGTGCTGGAATTGTCTTACCTTAACTCTTACTATCAAACGGGGATGCGAGATTTGATTGACGGTGCAGTGATTGACGCCGCCAATGATGAGCTGGATACAAATGAGATTCAGCGTGATTACAATAAAATCGATGAGATTCCCTTTGATTTTACGCGTCGGCGCATGAGCGTCGTTGTGGCCAATTCCGATACGGAGCACGGTGAGCACTTGCTGGTCACCAAGGGTGCAGCCGAAGAAATGATGGCCGTTTCGACCAAAGTAGAAGTTGACGGAAAGATTTCTCCGTTGACCGAAGACCGTAAAAAAGATATTTTACAGAAAATTGACCAAATGAACGATGATGGCCTGCGGGTGATCATGGTGGCTTATAAAAAGAATCCGGCACCGGTCGGCGAGTTTTCGGTTAAGGATGAAACCGAATTAACGTTGTTTGGTTTTTTAGCCTTCCTTGATCCGCCAAAGGAGAGTGCCAAAGATGCTTTGGCTAAGCTGAAGAGTGACGGGATTACCGTTAAAATTTTGACGGGTGATAACGAGGCCGTTACCAGAACTGTTGGCTTGCAGGTAGGTTTGAACGTTGATACCGTTTATACAGGTGCCGATCTCGAAGGCAAGACTGATGAAGAACTGGCCAAGATGGTTGAGGAATGCAGTATTTTTGTTAAGCTGAATCCGGAAAACAAGACCAGAATCATTCAGCTGCTGAAGAAAAATGGACACACAGTTGGCTACATGGGTGACGGGATCAACGATGCACCGGCAATGAAGGCAGCTGACGTATCAATTTCTGTCGACACGGCCGTTGATATTGCCAAGGAATCTGCCGACATTATCCTGCTGCACAAGGACCTGAATGTTCTTGAGCAGGGGGTACGGATCGGGCGCAAGGTTTTTGGCAACACGATGAAGTATATCAAGATTACCCTGTCGTCCAATTTTGGTAACATCTTATCGATCTTGGTTGCCTCATCATTCCTGCCATTTCTGCCAATGCTGCCGCTGCAACTGTTGATTTTGGACTTGCTTTACGGCACAAGCTGCCTGTCTTTACCGTTTGATACCATGTCGGATGAGTATTTGAAGCAGCCGCGGACCTGGTCGACAAGAAAATTACCTAAGTTTATGTTTTATTTTGGGCCCACCTCATCTGTGTTTGACGTGATTACCTTTGCCCTGCTTTACTTTGTAATTTGCCCGCAGCTGGTTGGCGGCAGTTTTACCGCAATCAGTGCGGCGCAGCAGGTTGCCTTTGTTGCTTTGTTCCATACCGGCTGGTTTATTGAATCGCTGTGGACACAGGAAATGGTTATTCACGCTCTGCGTGATCGCCGGTTGCCGTTTATCAAGCAGCATGCGACCTATGCCGTTATCTTAGCAACTTTTGGGGCTGGAATTATCGGAACGCTGCTTCCATTTTCAAGCCTCGCTAAGGTTTTGAAGTTTGGGCCAATGCCGCTCAG
Protein-coding regions in this window:
- the mgtA gene encoding magnesium-translocating P-type ATPase; its protein translation is MLKKTSMTASNKDLQLVKQIAKESRTETLARLHASANGLSQKQVEENRANYGSNEIASNKHDSKLRFLAEAFLTPFTLVLLILATASLFTNYIFVPASQKDLSTVIIMITMVFISGITSFVQNIKSSNAVNSLLKMVSVTTNIRRDGKDAETPTSEVVVGDIIKLGAGDMVPADMRLLSSKDLFCSASSLNGESNPVEKMATVGPKPDQENDYLNYPDILYEGTTIVSGSGVGVVFATGEKTMFGKLAQEISRKDIKQTTFDVGIKNISKLLITMTVIIAPLVFIINGLTKGDWVNALIFAIATAVGLTPEMLPVIVTTNLVKGSVEMSKHGTIIKKMNSIQNFGSADVLCTDKTGTLTQDKVVLERHYDLNLQETRHVLELSYLNSYYQTGMRDLIDGAVIDAANDELDTNEIQRDYNKIDEIPFDFTRRRMSVVVANSDTEHGEHLLVTKGAAEEMMAVSTKVEVDGKISPLTEDRKKDILQKIDQMNDDGLRVIMVAYKKNPAPVGEFSVKDETELTLFGFLAFLDPPKESAKDALAKLKSDGITVKILTGDNEAVTRTVGLQVGLNVDTVYTGADLEGKTDEELAKMVEECSIFVKLNPENKTRIIQLLKKNGHTVGYMGDGINDAPAMKAADVSISVDTAVDIAKESADIILLHKDLNVLEQGVRIGRKVFGNTMKYIKITLSSNFGNILSILVASSFLPFLPMLPLQLLILDLLYGTSCLSLPFDTMSDEYLKQPRTWSTRKLPKFMFYFGPTSSVFDVITFALLYFVICPQLVGGSFTAISAAQQVAFVALFHTGWFIESLWTQEMVIHALRDRRLPFIKQHATYAVILATFGAGIIGTLLPFSSLAKVLKFGPMPLSYMWVILGILILYIMLTTLVKHFYLKNEKFLI